The following coding sequences lie in one Mycobacterium sp. DL440 genomic window:
- a CDS encoding cytochrome P450: protein MASTLSHSPARFQPADADTWPNPWPMYAALRDHDPVHHVVPEGAPEHDYYVLSRHADIWAAARDHGTFSSAQGLTVTYGELDMIGLADNPPFVMQDPPVHTEFRKLVSRGFTPRQVEAVEPKVREFVIERLEGLRSNGGGDIAAELFKPLPSMVVAHYLGVPESDRDQFDGWTDAIVAANSSAGGITAAMGTAGAAVASMMGYFSELIERRRREPGDDTISHLVAAGQEEGAADVVDLLSILAFTFTMVTGGNDTTTGMLGGTVQLLQQRPDQRRLLIDDPELIPEAIDEFLRLTSPVQGLARTTTRDVIIGDTTIPAGRKTLLLYGSGNRDEREFGDSAAELDVRRAPRNILTFSHGAHFCLGAAAARMQSRVALTELLSHYPDFEVDLDAVTWAGGSYVRRPVSVPFRAGA, encoded by the coding sequence ATGGCATCGACTTTGTCTCACAGCCCGGCTCGGTTCCAGCCCGCCGACGCCGACACCTGGCCCAACCCTTGGCCCATGTATGCCGCGCTGCGCGACCACGATCCGGTGCACCACGTGGTGCCCGAAGGGGCTCCGGAGCACGACTACTACGTGCTTTCCCGGCACGCCGACATCTGGGCGGCCGCCCGTGACCACGGCACCTTTTCCTCCGCACAGGGCCTGACGGTCACCTACGGCGAGCTGGACATGATCGGGCTCGCCGACAACCCGCCGTTTGTCATGCAAGACCCACCGGTGCACACCGAGTTCCGCAAGCTGGTCTCGCGCGGGTTCACCCCGCGCCAGGTGGAAGCGGTGGAGCCGAAGGTGCGGGAGTTCGTCATCGAGCGCCTCGAGGGGTTGCGCTCGAATGGCGGCGGGGACATCGCCGCCGAGTTGTTCAAGCCGCTGCCCTCGATGGTCGTCGCGCACTACCTCGGGGTACCCGAGTCGGACCGCGACCAGTTCGACGGCTGGACCGACGCCATCGTCGCGGCCAACAGTTCGGCAGGCGGCATCACCGCGGCGATGGGTACCGCCGGCGCCGCGGTGGCCTCGATGATGGGCTACTTCTCCGAGCTCATCGAGCGGCGTCGTCGCGAGCCCGGGGACGACACGATCTCGCACCTGGTCGCGGCGGGCCAAGAAGAAGGAGCGGCGGACGTCGTTGATCTGCTGTCGATCCTCGCGTTCACATTCACCATGGTCACCGGCGGCAACGACACCACGACCGGAATGCTCGGCGGCACAGTGCAACTCCTACAGCAGCGGCCGGATCAGCGCCGGCTCCTGATCGACGATCCCGAGCTGATCCCGGAGGCAATCGACGAGTTCCTGCGGCTCACCTCCCCGGTGCAGGGCCTGGCCCGCACCACCACCCGCGACGTCATCATCGGCGACACCACCATCCCGGCCGGGCGCAAGACGCTGCTGCTGTACGGCTCGGGCAACCGCGACGAGCGTGAATTCGGCGACAGCGCAGCAGAACTCGATGTCCGACGTGCGCCGCGCAACATCCTGACCTTCAGCCACGGCGCACACTTCTGCCTCGGCGCGGCCGCCGCCCGGATGCAGTCCCGGGTGGCACTGACCGAATTACTCTCGCACTACCCCGATTTCGAGGTCGATCTGGACGCGGTGACGTGGGCAGGCGGCAGCTACGTGCGGCGGCCGGTGTCGGTGCCGTTCCGAGCCGGGGCCTGA
- a CDS encoding acyltransferase, translated as MTVSRSVTDPSDQGGLESVDAVAPGGSGSRRVASLTGIRAVAAILVVLTHAAYTTGKYGQGYLGLVYSRAEIGVPIFFVLSGFLLFRPWVKAAATGGDVPSVRRYAWHRVRRIMPAYVVTVLIAYLLYHFRTAGPNPGHTWMGLFRNLTLSQIYTDNYLFAYLHQGLTQMWSLAVEAAFYVALPLVAYLLLVVLCRRRWRPGLLFFGLAVLAAVSPVWLTIVHDSTNLPDGARLWLPTYMAWFVAGMALTVLAQIKVRGYAMVCVPLAVVCYFIASTPLAGEPTTSPAKLSEALVKTFFYAVIAALLVAPPALGDRGWYNRFLASRPMVFLGEISYEIFLIHLMIMELVMVEVMRDPVYTGSMFNLFVLTMVFTVPAAWLLHRFTRVRS; from the coding sequence GTGACGGTTTCCCGCAGCGTGACGGATCCGTCGGATCAGGGTGGCCTCGAGTCGGTAGACGCGGTGGCCCCCGGGGGTTCTGGGTCCCGACGCGTGGCGTCACTGACCGGGATCCGCGCGGTGGCCGCCATTCTGGTGGTGCTGACACACGCGGCCTACACGACCGGCAAGTACGGGCAGGGCTATCTCGGGCTGGTGTATTCGCGCGCCGAGATCGGTGTGCCGATCTTCTTCGTGCTCAGCGGTTTTCTGTTGTTCCGTCCGTGGGTAAAGGCCGCGGCCACGGGTGGCGACGTGCCGTCCGTCCGCCGCTATGCCTGGCACCGGGTCCGACGGATCATGCCGGCCTATGTGGTCACGGTGCTGATCGCCTATCTGCTCTACCACTTTCGCACCGCCGGGCCGAACCCCGGTCACACCTGGATGGGTCTGTTCCGCAATCTGACGCTGTCCCAGATCTACACCGACAACTATCTGTTCGCCTATCTGCATCAGGGGCTGACCCAGATGTGGAGCTTGGCGGTGGAGGCGGCGTTCTACGTTGCGTTGCCGCTGGTGGCCTATCTGCTGCTGGTGGTGTTGTGCCGCCGGCGCTGGCGGCCGGGGCTGCTGTTCTTCGGCCTGGCGGTGCTGGCCGCGGTGTCGCCCGTGTGGCTGACGATCGTGCACGATTCGACGAACCTGCCCGACGGCGCCCGGTTGTGGCTACCCACGTACATGGCCTGGTTCGTGGCAGGGATGGCCCTGACGGTGCTGGCGCAAATCAAGGTTCGCGGCTACGCCATGGTGTGTGTGCCGTTGGCCGTGGTCTGTTACTTCATCGCGTCGACGCCGCTCGCGGGGGAGCCGACCACGTCGCCCGCCAAGTTGAGCGAGGCGTTGGTCAAGACGTTCTTCTACGCGGTGATCGCGGCCTTGCTGGTGGCGCCGCCCGCGCTCGGCGACCGCGGTTGGTACAACCGATTTCTCGCTTCGCGGCCGATGGTCTTTCTCGGTGAGATCTCCTACGAGATCTTCCTGATCCACCTGATGATCATGGAGCTGGTCATGGTCGAGGTGATGCGGGATCCGGTCTACACGGGGTCGATGTTCAACCTGTTTGTGCTCACGATGGTGTTCACCGTTCCGGCGGCCTGGCTGCTGCATCGGTTCACGCGCGTCCGCTCCTGA
- a CDS encoding DEAD/DEAH box helicase, whose translation MTSPDPDSGDTAPTFADLQIDPAVLKAVTDVGYESPSAIQAATIPAMLAGSDVVGLAQTGTGKTAAFAIPILSKIDTSSRATQALVLAPTRELALQVAEAFGRYGAHLPAVNVLPIYGGASYTVQLSGLRRGAQVVVGTPGRVIDHLERGTLDLSKLDYLVLDEADEMLTMGFAEEVERILADTPEYKQVALFSATMPPAIRKITTKYLHNPVEVTVKAKTATAENITQRFIQVAGARKLDALTRVLEVEEGDAMIVFVRTKQATEEVAERLKARGFAAAAINGDINQAQRERTIAALKDGTIDILVATDVAARGLDVERISHVVNYDIPNDTESYVHRIGRTGRAGRSGHALLFVTPRERHLLKSIEKHTRSKVVEAELPSVEDVNAQRVAKFRDSITDSLNGDGLELFRRIIEDFERENDVPMVDIAAALALQSRNGEEFLMTEPPPEKRRERDRDRDDRPPRKERPRPEGLATYRISVGKRHKVGPGHIVGAIANEGGLHRNEFGHITIRGDYSLVELPEKLPGKTLKALENTRISGMLINLQPERVERADRGPRREYKDRSDHRDRSGKPHRKTK comes from the coding sequence ATGACCTCGCCAGACCCGGATTCGGGGGATACCGCCCCAACGTTTGCCGACCTGCAGATTGACCCTGCGGTGTTGAAGGCAGTGACTGATGTCGGCTACGAGTCGCCTTCGGCGATCCAGGCCGCGACCATTCCGGCCATGCTCGCCGGCTCCGATGTCGTCGGGCTGGCCCAGACCGGCACCGGCAAGACCGCGGCCTTCGCCATCCCGATCCTGTCCAAGATCGACACCTCAAGCAGGGCCACCCAGGCGCTGGTGCTGGCCCCGACACGTGAGCTGGCCTTGCAGGTCGCGGAGGCATTCGGCCGGTATGGCGCGCACCTGCCCGCGGTCAATGTGTTGCCCATCTACGGCGGAGCGTCCTACACCGTGCAGCTGTCCGGGCTTCGGCGCGGTGCGCAGGTGGTGGTGGGCACTCCGGGCCGGGTGATCGATCACCTCGAGCGCGGCACCCTGGATCTGTCGAAACTGGACTACCTGGTGCTCGACGAGGCCGACGAGATGCTCACCATGGGCTTCGCCGAAGAGGTCGAGCGGATCCTCGCCGATACCCCGGAGTACAAGCAGGTGGCGCTGTTCTCGGCCACCATGCCGCCGGCCATCCGCAAGATCACCACCAAATATCTGCACAATCCGGTCGAGGTCACGGTCAAGGCCAAGACCGCGACCGCCGAGAACATCACGCAGCGGTTCATCCAGGTGGCCGGTGCGCGCAAGCTGGACGCGCTGACGCGGGTGCTCGAGGTCGAGGAGGGCGACGCGATGATCGTGTTCGTCCGTACCAAGCAGGCCACCGAGGAGGTCGCCGAGCGGCTCAAGGCCCGCGGTTTCGCGGCCGCGGCCATCAACGGCGACATCAACCAGGCTCAGCGTGAGCGCACGATCGCCGCGCTGAAGGACGGCACGATCGACATCCTGGTCGCCACCGACGTGGCCGCTCGCGGTCTGGACGTCGAGCGCATCTCGCATGTCGTCAACTACGACATCCCGAACGACACCGAGTCGTATGTGCACCGCATCGGCCGCACCGGCCGGGCCGGTCGGTCCGGGCATGCCCTGCTGTTCGTCACCCCACGTGAACGCCATCTGCTCAAGTCGATCGAGAAGCACACCCGGTCGAAGGTCGTCGAGGCCGAGCTGCCCAGCGTCGAGGATGTCAACGCGCAGCGGGTGGCAAAGTTCCGTGACTCGATCACGGACTCGCTCAACGGCGACGGGCTGGAGTTGTTCCGCCGGATCATCGAGGACTTCGAGCGCGAGAACGACGTGCCGATGGTCGATATCGCCGCGGCGCTCGCGTTGCAATCGCGCAATGGCGAAGAGTTCCTGATGACCGAGCCGCCGCCGGAGAAGCGCCGGGAGCGGGATCGCGACCGGGACGATCGGCCCCCGCGCAAGGAGCGTCCGCGACCCGAAGGCCTGGCGACGTATCGGATCTCGGTCGGCAAGCGGCACAAGGTGGGTCCCGGCCACATCGTGGGCGCTATTGCCAACGAGGGTGGTCTGCACCGCAACGAGTTCGGTCACATCACCATCCGCGGGGACTACTCGCTGGTTGAGCTGCCCGAGAAGTTGCCCGGCAAGACGCTCAAAGCGCTGGAGAACACCCGGATCTCGGGGATGCTGATCAATCTGCAGCCGGAGCGTGTTGAACGCGCCGACCGTGGGCCGCGCCGTGAGTACAAAGACCGTTCTGATCACCGCGACCGCTCGGGGAAGCCGCACCGGAAGACCAAGTGA
- a CDS encoding rhomboid family intramembrane serine protease → MSTPDAPQLPAQTPTCYRHPDRPTYVRCARCQRPVCPECMRSAAVGHQCVDCVNEGAKSVQATRTQFGGVARTGPPILTYSLIAVNVVMFVLELAVGGLKTELTLWPPGIAVHDQYYRLVTSMFLHYGAMHLLFNMWALYVVGPPLEQWLGRLRFGALYALSGLGGSVLVYLLSPLNSATAGASGAIFGLFGAIFVVARKLNLDVRSIAAVVIINLVFTFAGPALGTGAISWQGHIGGLITGAGIAAAYVYAPRARRTAIQIGVSVAFAVLFAALIWWRTNELLALLGVA, encoded by the coding sequence ATGAGCACCCCTGACGCGCCGCAGCTACCTGCCCAGACGCCGACGTGTTACCGGCATCCGGACCGCCCCACCTATGTGCGATGCGCCCGCTGCCAGCGCCCCGTGTGTCCGGAGTGCATGCGCTCAGCGGCCGTGGGCCATCAGTGTGTGGATTGCGTCAACGAGGGTGCCAAGTCGGTGCAGGCAACACGCACGCAGTTCGGCGGGGTGGCCCGCACCGGGCCGCCGATCCTGACCTACTCGCTGATCGCGGTCAACGTGGTGATGTTCGTGCTCGAGTTGGCGGTTGGGGGACTCAAGACCGAACTCACGCTGTGGCCACCGGGCATCGCCGTGCACGACCAGTACTACCGGCTGGTGACCTCGATGTTCCTGCACTACGGCGCCATGCATCTGCTGTTCAACATGTGGGCGCTGTATGTGGTGGGGCCGCCGCTGGAGCAGTGGTTGGGCCGGTTACGGTTCGGCGCGCTGTACGCGCTCAGCGGGCTCGGCGGTTCGGTGCTGGTGTACCTGCTGTCCCCGCTGAACAGCGCGACCGCCGGAGCCTCGGGTGCGATCTTCGGCCTGTTCGGCGCGATCTTCGTGGTGGCCCGCAAGCTCAACCTCGACGTCCGCTCGATCGCAGCCGTCGTCATCATCAACCTGGTCTTCACCTTCGCCGGGCCCGCACTCGGGACCGGGGCGATCAGCTGGCAGGGCCACATCGGCGGACTGATCACCGGAGCGGGGATCGCCGCGGCCTACGTGTATGCCCCGCGTGCGCGTCGAACTGCCATCCAGATCGGTGTCTCGGTGGCGTTCGCCGTATTGTTCGCCGCGCTGATCTGGTGGCGCACCAACGAGCTACTGGCTCTGCTCGGCGTCGCCTGA
- a CDS encoding DUF5995 family protein translates to MASHPTPFSPVPAVTSIAEVVSAIDTITDWAVENSSRLGYFAALYKRITIAVGTAVEDGAFEDGPRMDRLDAAFASRYFDALNGYFHPGRYPKPTRSWRATFEWADKPAPIIVQHMLAGVTAHIVLDLGIAVQGLVGAGRLPSLHKDFDTINAVLASQIAGVVNDINELSPALTDIYAVLQQHQIFVLNEAIRSLRDSAWRFATVLALEPGFARAPTIWARDLQVSRQAQAVFDPPSLVGAFDLAIKEIAARESRDVARNVQVLDEIAGTPAPIQTAL, encoded by the coding sequence ATGGCCAGTCACCCGACGCCATTTTCGCCGGTACCGGCGGTCACCAGCATCGCCGAGGTGGTCTCGGCCATCGACACGATCACCGACTGGGCCGTGGAAAACTCAAGCCGGCTGGGCTATTTCGCCGCCCTGTACAAGCGGATCACCATCGCGGTCGGCACCGCCGTCGAGGACGGGGCATTCGAGGACGGGCCTCGGATGGACCGGCTGGACGCGGCGTTCGCGTCCCGGTACTTCGATGCACTGAACGGCTACTTCCACCCCGGCAGGTACCCGAAACCCACCCGGTCGTGGCGCGCCACCTTCGAGTGGGCCGACAAACCCGCGCCGATCATCGTGCAGCACATGCTCGCCGGGGTCACGGCCCACATCGTGCTCGACCTCGGCATCGCGGTACAGGGGCTCGTCGGCGCGGGCCGACTGCCCTCGCTGCACAAGGATTTCGATACCATCAACGCGGTCCTGGCGAGCCAGATAGCCGGGGTGGTCAACGACATCAACGAACTGTCACCGGCGCTGACCGACATCTATGCCGTGCTGCAGCAGCATCAGATCTTCGTCCTGAACGAGGCCATCCGATCGCTGCGTGACAGCGCATGGCGGTTCGCCACCGTGCTGGCGCTGGAACCTGGATTTGCGCGGGCACCGACGATCTGGGCACGAGACCTACAGGTGAGCCGGCAGGCGCAGGCGGTGTTCGATCCACCCAGCTTGGTCGGCGCCTTCGACCTGGCCATCAAGGAGATCGCGGCACGCGAGAGCCGCGATGTGGCCCGCAACGTCCAGGTGCTCGACGAGATCGCCGGGACGCCGGCCCCGATCCAGACGGCGTTGTGA
- a CDS encoding siderophore-interacting protein, which produces MGEQKASRGLEGALVKLWRGGDYELTVSGRTELTPNYLRLHFSAERLLAEQRVHPTMWVRAWFPDAGKAHQRGYTLVNPDPQAGTVDIDFAMHDGIATRWARSAQPGDVLDVTVLGSNFTLPEPMPAGYVIVGDTASLPAINSLLEAIGDTPAWVFLEAGYDDDRELPVTGGAEIIWVDRVEEDLLETVSASAFDASDHFGWVACNNRTTRAVARVFREEYGIPRKSIKAQAYWVA; this is translated from the coding sequence ATGGGTGAGCAGAAGGCGTCGCGCGGGCTGGAAGGAGCCCTGGTCAAACTCTGGCGTGGCGGCGACTACGAACTGACGGTGTCGGGCCGTACCGAGCTCACACCGAACTACCTCAGGCTGCACTTCAGCGCCGAGCGGTTGCTTGCCGAACAGCGGGTGCACCCGACGATGTGGGTGCGGGCGTGGTTCCCTGACGCGGGCAAGGCTCATCAACGTGGCTACACGCTGGTCAACCCTGATCCGCAGGCCGGAACCGTCGACATCGATTTCGCGATGCACGACGGCATCGCCACTCGCTGGGCACGCTCGGCCCAGCCCGGAGACGTTCTGGACGTGACGGTCCTCGGCAGCAACTTCACGCTGCCCGAACCTATGCCGGCCGGATACGTCATCGTCGGCGACACCGCGTCGCTTCCGGCCATCAACTCACTGCTGGAGGCGATCGGGGACACCCCGGCCTGGGTATTCCTGGAGGCCGGGTACGACGACGACCGCGAACTGCCGGTCACCGGTGGCGCGGAGATCATCTGGGTGGACCGGGTGGAAGAGGATCTGCTGGAGACCGTCAGCGCGTCGGCGTTCGACGCCTCTGACCACTTCGGCTGGGTCGCCTGCAACAACCGCACCACTCGGGCGGTGGCGCGCGTCTTCCGTGAGGAGTATGGGATCCCGCGCAAATCCATCAAGGCGCAGGCTTACTGGGTGGCCTGA
- a CDS encoding FAD-binding oxidoreductase — MLISELPEGVVVTDPDILASYRQDRAADPAAGTPLAVVRPNRTEEVQTVLRWAGEHQVAVVPRGAGTGLSGGATALDGGIVLSTEKMRDITVDPITRTAVVQPGLLNAEVKKAVAAQGLWYPPDPSSFEICSIGGNVATNAGGLCCVKYGVTTDYVLGLQVVLADGTAVRLGGPRLKDVAGLSLTKLFVGSEGTLGVVTEATLRLLPPQHTPCTVVATFDSVEAASNSVVKITGKIRPSMLEFMDAVAINAVEDKLKMGLDRNAAAMMVAASDDRGAAGADDVAFMAEVFTECGATEVFSTSDAEEGEAFVAARRFAIPAVEAKGSLLLEDVGVPLPALAELVSGVADIAAHRRLLISVIAHAGDGNTHPLIVFDPSDADEAQRAQLAFGEIMDLAVGLGGTITGEHGVGRLKQPWLAGQIGPDAMELNRRIKNALDPQNILNPGAAI, encoded by the coding sequence ATGCTGATCAGCGAACTCCCCGAAGGTGTCGTCGTCACCGACCCCGACATCCTGGCCTCCTACCGCCAGGACCGGGCCGCCGATCCGGCGGCGGGCACCCCTCTGGCCGTGGTCCGGCCCAACCGCACCGAGGAAGTCCAGACCGTGCTGCGCTGGGCCGGCGAGCACCAGGTGGCCGTGGTACCCCGCGGCGCCGGGACCGGATTGTCCGGCGGCGCGACCGCCCTCGACGGCGGGATCGTGCTGTCCACCGAGAAGATGCGCGACATCACCGTCGACCCGATCACCCGTACCGCAGTCGTGCAGCCCGGCCTGCTCAATGCAGAGGTGAAGAAAGCCGTTGCCGCACAAGGACTCTGGTACCCACCCGACCCGTCTTCGTTTGAGATCTGCAGCATCGGCGGCAATGTCGCCACCAACGCGGGCGGGCTGTGCTGCGTCAAGTACGGCGTGACCACGGACTACGTGCTCGGCCTGCAGGTGGTGCTGGCCGACGGCACCGCGGTGCGGCTGGGCGGCCCACGGCTGAAAGACGTTGCGGGACTGAGCCTCACCAAGCTGTTCGTCGGTAGCGAGGGAACCCTGGGCGTGGTCACCGAGGCGACGCTCCGGTTGCTGCCGCCGCAACACACCCCGTGCACCGTGGTGGCCACCTTCGATTCCGTGGAAGCCGCCTCGAACTCGGTCGTGAAAATCACCGGCAAGATCCGGCCGTCCATGCTGGAGTTCATGGACGCGGTGGCGATCAACGCCGTCGAAGACAAGCTCAAGATGGGCCTGGACCGCAACGCCGCGGCGATGATGGTGGCGGCCTCCGACGATCGAGGCGCCGCCGGTGCCGACGATGTTGCCTTCATGGCCGAGGTGTTCACCGAATGCGGGGCCACCGAGGTGTTCTCCACCTCCGACGCCGAGGAGGGCGAGGCGTTCGTGGCGGCCCGCCGCTTCGCCATCCCGGCCGTGGAGGCCAAGGGGTCACTGCTGTTGGAGGACGTCGGGGTCCCGCTGCCCGCACTGGCCGAACTGGTCAGCGGGGTGGCCGACATCGCCGCGCATCGGCGACTGCTGATCTCGGTGATCGCCCACGCCGGTGACGGCAACACCCACCCGCTGATCGTGTTCGACCCGTCGGACGCCGACGAGGCGCAGCGGGCCCAGCTGGCGTTCGGCGAGATCATGGATCTCGCCGTCGGCCTGGGCGGCACCATCACCGGCGAGCACGGCGTGGGACGGCTCAAGCAGCCGTGGCTCGCCGGTCAGATCGGCCCGGACGCCATGGAACTCAACCGACGGATCAAGAATGCGCTGGACCCGCAGAACATCCTCAATCCCGGCGCAGCGATCTGA
- a CDS encoding TetR/AcrR family transcriptional regulator — protein MPRDWLSARRSEVAADHILDAADVLFTQQNAATVGMHEIAAAAGCSRATLYRYFENRDALYTAYVHREARRLYEEVSEQVAAVTDPAQRLIEGVLTALNAVRDSPALSSWFAAAQRPIGGEMAEHSEVIRALVEGFVRSLASAGGAGNSAGAGAADDEVGRRARWLVRVMVSLLVFPGGDEADERTMLAEFVAPLVIPGQVPAE, from the coding sequence ATGCCCCGCGACTGGTTGTCGGCCCGGCGGTCCGAAGTGGCCGCCGACCACATCCTCGACGCCGCCGACGTGCTGTTTACCCAGCAGAACGCGGCGACCGTCGGCATGCACGAGATCGCGGCGGCCGCAGGCTGTTCCCGCGCCACGCTGTACCGCTACTTCGAGAATCGCGATGCGCTCTACACCGCCTATGTGCACCGCGAGGCACGGCGGTTGTACGAAGAGGTCAGCGAGCAGGTGGCCGCGGTCACCGATCCGGCGCAACGTCTGATCGAGGGCGTGCTCACCGCGCTGAACGCGGTGCGCGACAGCCCGGCACTGTCCTCGTGGTTCGCCGCCGCGCAGCGGCCGATCGGTGGCGAGATGGCCGAACACTCCGAGGTGATCCGCGCGCTGGTGGAGGGCTTCGTACGTTCGCTCGCCAGCGCCGGCGGAGCCGGCAATTCAGCCGGAGCAGGCGCAGCCGACGACGAGGTGGGCCGGCGAGCCCGCTGGTTGGTGCGGGTCATGGTGTCGCTGCTGGTCTTCCCGGGCGGCGACGAGGCCGACGAGCGCACGATGCTGGCCGAGTTCGTCGCTCCGTTGGTCATCCCGGGACAAGTACCCGCCGAGTAG
- a CDS encoding MFS transporter yields the protein MTNTERGPLRLILFAALMAGAGNGITIVAFPWLVLQRNGSALDASIVAMAGTLPLLVATLIAGAAVDYLGRRRVSMISDLLSALSVAAVPMLALIFGVDAVNVAVLAGLAALGAFFDPAGMTARETMLPEAAGRAGWTLDHANSVYEAVFNLAYIVGPGIGGLLIASLGGINTMWVTAGLFCCSILAISVLRLEGAGTPDRTMLTEGVLAGIVEGLRFVWHTPVLRTLAIVDLVATGLYMPMESVLFPKYFTDRNEPTELGWVLMALSIGGLLGALGYAVLSRYMSRRAAMLTAVITLGVAMTVIAFLPPLPLILVLCAIVGFVYGPIAPIYNYVMQTTAPQHLRGRVVGVMGSLAYAAGPLGLILAGPLADAAGLHATFLALALPMLLLGLVAVFLPALRALDLASKP from the coding sequence ATGACGAACACCGAGCGCGGCCCCCTGCGGCTGATCCTGTTCGCCGCGTTGATGGCCGGCGCAGGCAACGGCATCACGATTGTCGCGTTCCCGTGGCTGGTGTTGCAACGCAACGGATCCGCGCTCGACGCATCGATTGTCGCGATGGCCGGGACACTGCCGCTGTTGGTCGCCACGCTGATCGCCGGGGCCGCGGTCGATTATCTGGGCCGGCGACGGGTCTCGATGATCTCGGATCTGCTGTCGGCCCTGTCGGTCGCCGCGGTTCCGATGCTGGCCCTGATATTCGGGGTGGACGCGGTCAATGTCGCGGTGCTCGCGGGCCTGGCCGCGCTCGGTGCCTTCTTCGATCCGGCCGGGATGACCGCACGCGAAACCATGCTGCCCGAGGCCGCCGGCCGGGCCGGCTGGACTCTGGATCACGCGAACAGCGTGTACGAGGCGGTGTTCAACCTGGCCTACATCGTCGGGCCCGGCATCGGCGGCCTGCTGATCGCCAGCCTCGGCGGGATCAACACCATGTGGGTGACGGCCGGGCTGTTCTGCTGCTCGATCCTGGCCATCTCGGTGCTGCGGCTGGAAGGAGCGGGCACCCCGGACCGCACGATGCTGACCGAAGGTGTGCTCGCGGGCATCGTCGAAGGGCTGCGATTCGTCTGGCACACACCGGTATTGCGCACCCTGGCGATCGTCGACCTGGTGGCCACCGGGCTGTACATGCCGATGGAATCCGTCTTGTTCCCGAAGTACTTCACCGACCGCAACGAGCCCACCGAGCTGGGCTGGGTGTTGATGGCGCTGAGCATCGGCGGACTGCTCGGTGCGCTCGGTTACGCCGTGCTGTCCAGATACATGAGCCGACGGGCCGCCATGCTGACCGCGGTGATCACGTTGGGGGTGGCGATGACGGTGATCGCGTTCCTGCCGCCGCTTCCGCTGATCCTGGTGCTGTGCGCGATCGTCGGGTTCGTCTACGGGCCGATCGCGCCCATCTACAACTACGTCATGCAGACCACCGCACCGCAGCACCTGCGCGGCCGGGTGGTCGGGGTGATGGGGTCACTGGCCTACGCTGCGGGCCCGCTGGGTCTGATCCTGGCCGGGCCGCTGGCCGACGCCGCCGGCCTGCACGCGACGTTCCTGGCCCTGGCCCTGCCGATGCTGCTGCTCGGCCTGGTCGCGGTGTTCCTGCCGGCGCTGCGTGCGCTGGACCTAGCATCGAAGCCGTGA
- a CDS encoding uracil-DNA glycosylase — MIPQLQHPRTGVLFTSPVPPGSGWPGDPADASTPVAKTAAQVRRLAARVPTVPELDALVSVCRACPRLVTWREEVAVAKRKSFADQPYWGRPATGFGAESPGIFIVGLAPAAHGANRTGRVFTGDRSGDFLFAALYRAGLANQAVCVDAADGMQLIDTRMAAAVRCAPPANAPTPAERATCAPWLQAEWRLVGPSVRVVIALGGFAWRAALELIGSNVKPAPKFGHGATVTLTSAFGPVTLLGCFHPSQQNTFTGRLTPAMLDDVFTTAKHLVAEPGGNEPDGS, encoded by the coding sequence TTGATCCCACAACTTCAACATCCAAGGACCGGGGTCCTGTTCACCTCGCCGGTGCCGCCAGGCTCGGGCTGGCCCGGTGATCCGGCCGATGCGTCGACCCCGGTGGCCAAGACCGCCGCGCAGGTGCGGCGGCTGGCCGCCCGGGTGCCCACTGTCCCGGAGCTGGACGCGCTGGTCTCGGTGTGCCGGGCCTGCCCGCGGCTGGTCACCTGGCGTGAAGAGGTGGCGGTGGCCAAACGGAAATCCTTTGCCGATCAACCATATTGGGGTCGGCCGGCAACGGGGTTCGGTGCGGAGAGTCCGGGCATCTTCATCGTCGGGCTGGCTCCGGCCGCCCACGGCGCCAATCGCACCGGACGGGTGTTCACCGGGGACCGGTCCGGGGATTTCCTGTTCGCCGCGTTGTACCGGGCCGGGCTGGCGAACCAGGCGGTGTGCGTCGACGCCGCCGACGGCATGCAGCTGATCGACACCCGGATGGCCGCCGCGGTGCGCTGCGCACCGCCGGCCAATGCGCCCACCCCGGCCGAGCGGGCCACCTGTGCGCCCTGGCTGCAGGCCGAATGGCGGTTGGTGGGACCGTCGGTGCGAGTGGTCATCGCGTTGGGTGGGTTCGCGTGGCGAGCCGCACTGGAGTTGATCGGCTCGAACGTCAAACCGGCGCCCAAGTTCGGCCACGGTGCGACGGTGACGCTGACCTCGGCGTTCGGCCCGGTCACGCTGTTGGGCTGCTTTCACCCCAGCCAGCAGAACACCTTCACCGGCCGGCTCACGCCTGCCATGCTGGACGACGTCTTCACCACCGCCAAGCACCTGGTGGCCGAGCCGGGCGGGAACGAACCGGACGGCTCATGA